CAAACcttgacttttctttctttttttttgataattaggGGAGAGGAATGAAGTAACTTGAGATCAAATTCAAGCTCTCATACCTACAACATAATACTCTTGTCACTGGGCAAAGAGGTTGTTGACATTGTTTCACAtactttttatttgttaaaattttgatagGTTATAGATAATCTATAGTTAGCATTCTCTATAACAGTCACCCGTTATAACAGTTAAGTTTTTAGAAgaatcgattttttattttttattttaactatctATAATAATTTTTCACTTATAACAACATCTATAgttatgaaatattttttattaaattagttctttATAACATCATATGGTCTaaattttcaagtaaaattaTAGCTATTTTATATAAAACAAGTCTGTTAATTATCATTTACTATTGAAAATTATcttcattaaaatattatttcaatgaaatgatTAAATTTCTCGTGAAGAATCTATTTATCATATTTTgttaaatgaaaataatctttAATGAGTGAAATTAaagatatcaattcaataaactattaagatttctaattaaatattctactatgAATTTAGAACATTATAAACTTATGAATTGGTTACTTGAATTTAGTAACTtatgataatttaattaatataatttgataattcatattgattaattcaacttgttatatttataaatattataattaatcatgtgaaagaatgtaaaataaaatatgtataaaagtaataatatatGAACATTTTATACATCTTACtaattttgttgattttattGTCATTGTCAttgtcattttctttttctttaacacAATTCACTTTCTTTGTTTGATAGAAATTCACGATATACATTCTATGATAAGCTTACAACTATTATCTCTATATAATATGTTGTTATAGGTGTACGAGAAGACAAATGAGACTGTTATAGAGAAAGTTgactatatatatttattcaaaacatcatttagcaataaaaactttcataataaatgaataaaaagtaGCTCATAaagtttataaattaaattggatgaatatacattttggtacttaattttgttttcaatgTTTAAATTGATACTTTTTGATCCAATTAGGTACCTGAACTTCACTTCTTGAGTCAAATTGATACTTGAACTGGGTTTTTTTCCTCCAAATTAGTACTTACTTAAACTAAAAAGTTAAGTTCAGATATTTAATTGGATTAAAGAAAATCTTAGGTACCAATTTGTATTTTGAGGctaagttcaagtaccaaaatatatatttacctaattaaattcaatatacttatatatattagagagcattcaaatttcaaaaatcagacaaaaatataaatcattttcAAAGTGCAGAACCAGATTAAGATGTATTGATTCATGGATTGGCAGGACTCCGCTGGTCATGACACATGAATGGTTCAGCAGGATACATGTATCATTTTCGTCGTATCAACATATCACatccttaattttctttttaagtcGATTAATGATtcagatttttcttttttatgtttggAAGATCTGAAAAGaaagtattaaataataaatattgaaggttaatatatatatatattttttatttatttatttactctaATAATATTCTAATATCAAGAAATTTGAAAGAGCAAGGGAAGTCAAAGTCGCTGCCCCGAGATTCCTGCTGCTTTTCTAATGAGCAGAGTATACTAAGTCGAAACTGGTAAAAGTACCGGGAAGTCCTTATACTTAGGAGTTGATTGTGGTTCGGTTCTTTTTTGAAAAAGTAGGTAAATTAACCCTTATACATTTTGAAACGTGTAAAATAGTTCATCTATTAAATTTTATCTGTTAAATGATGATGTAGAATGTTAATTTAAATGGTTAGTTACTAATTTATCACTGAACTATagctaaaatataattataatttttttataaaagttttcttaacaataattctaaaaaataaattaaaaaataaatcttaaaaataaatacaaattattaaaattattaaatatatatttaaaaaattaaaaattacgttaaaacaaaatcaaaactaGATTTATTAAAGCCAAAACTTACATtaaaagaagttttttttttgttgaattatgatttttttttgaaaagttgaacTCCCTTTCAATAATAGGGAAGAAAGTATTGTAAAAAGACAATGGTTTCTGGGTTTTGATTCGAAAGTTTGATAAACTTTtttaaagatttctttttttttttttgtaaattttttagattttttacatatatattttaaatttttagaaatttttatttagaatttttatttttaaaatattttaaccaaagttttaatatattatatttattttaatttttaaaaaaaagttaaaatgatattttagttatagtttagagaccaaattaatatttaaccatttaaattaatgTTCCACACcattattaacaaataaaatttaatggagggactaatttgcatgtttcaaaataaataaagattaatttacctaatttttaGTAGAAAGATCAAAATACAATCTACTCCTAAATAGTAAATATAGAGACTTTTCCAATAGTTTTTACAGTAGAAACTCTAAATACAAATAAAGAAATTAGACATTAATTACCCTAAAAAAGGAAATTAGACATTAATGAAACAGTTTTTTGATTGAATTTTGCATTAATGAAACAGTTTTTTCCCCCTAAATTCTACATTAATGCAACTGttaaatgtgaaaaataaaataaaattcagtcGGGGTTACCCAGCCCACTTCTTCCCATTTATCTAGTGGGTTAAGCCAGGCTGGCTCAACTTGTGCATTTTATCTAGGTTATTTATgtccttttattattatatatttacccATTTTATGATCTAAGGTTACTCTTAATTGGGCCAAAAGTGttattatttaaaacataaaacaaaatttacttattatttcTTAGTAAAAATAGCATGGAAGTCTCTATActatattttgaattatattttatattgaaaaataaataaattaatccctGTACATAAGATGAATAAACAAAATAGTCTTTTCATCATGCTTATTTTGACATTATGTaagacataataataaatttacctCTTAATATTTACTTCTTTATTTAGTTTGGCCCTTATTGTTTTATTTGGAGCAAACTAGCCCTCAGTCTTACATTGCTTATGTGACACAAATTTGTCTTATACGCAAcatcatcaaataattcaaaaattctaaatgtttttaagaaattcaaattaaaaaaaacataaaaatccaaaaatatattttaaatttgtagtaaaatttttaaatgttttaaaaaatagaaatacaaaagaattatagttttttttagagatttaaaaacttaaaatcatgaaaaagaaggttaaaaattcaaacaaagaaggtatttttttataaaagactTGGGCCATCcttatatgatatatattgttttttttgtaaatattaatttaattttatgtacaaaatcacataaaatcaaaatttatgtccttaaaaaaaattatccattttATTTATGAGGCTTGGTATAATGCGAAAGCATTTGGAATATCCATGTGTTTAAATATTGAGAAGAATGGGATCTATGTATGGATATTCTTGGCTTACCTCTcctttattattaatatatacatcatcacatgatatgatatgatatctCTCCACTGTTTCCTTATCATCCCAAAAACACCCCTATTTTATTAACATATCTTTAGAGTCAATATTtctatattaaatatgaaaaaatttttattaaaaatcacaaGAAGAGTAACATTCACACAGAGTAAATTGCATCATACATCcataaattataatttctatttaaaatttgcctctaaactttaaaacattttaattatatcACCAAACTAACAAGGTTATATTTATAAGgtcatttaaccattaaatgagATGCCAAACCTTATGTGATatagtttaaaatgaaaattttaaagaaaaattttaattttagggtttttgaaatttttacaaaagttttattgccactctctcttttttcagttttataaaagttatttgGTAACGGTAtactttttctttaaaatttttattttaaattgtaccACATAAGATTTGACatattatttaaaagttaaattaacaattttaataattgaagGACCCGATTTATATAACATTGATAGTTTGGTACAACTAACCCTACAAATAAACAAAAGTGTTTAGACTTAGGCCACTTTTAACTTACCAAAGAAAAGTGTTGAAAACTATACTAGAGTTCATTGAATTGCCCACTAGCTAGCTTTAAcaactagaaaaataaattagAGATGGTCACAAAAGTTAGTTAaacaatttggaaaaaaaattacgtTTATAGGCCTTACCTAGAGAATAATCTATTATCAATTTGCATTACCAAATTGAAACTTCATTTCTATACAGTAGCTAGATCACCACCCCAACAAAAATTTCACTTCAAAAGcttagatataaataaaaaaatgtttacaatgaatttaaattaaaataagtttttttttacaatgatTAAGGATCATACGTAGTACATAGTTAATCAAATTAGGTTACAACCTAATTTCTAACTCAAGTAGGGGACCAAATGAAGTTGATCTTCTAACCAAAGGGCTACGAGGAACAACCTGTGGAAGTCCATTTGGAATATCAACTCCTTGCGAAGGGTTAAACTGTTCATTTGGAGAACTTGCTAAAATGCATTAGCTTCAAAGGAGAACCTTAGGAAAAGAAATAGATTATTCTCTATAGAGTGACGTCGATGTGATAGTGAGGTTGAGTCCATGGAGCATATTCTATTCCTTTGCCCCCTTGCCCAAGTAGTTTAGAGATCATCCTCTTTTTGCTAAGCCCTTTAGCAATTGGTTTCTCGCCATGCTTTCAATGGTGGACCAGAGTTATGGAGATGACAAATCAGAGTGGACAAAATTTGGATACAGGGCTTGTTGTTTGGATACGTTGGTGCATTTGGAAAGTGAGAAATACTTTCCTTGTTTGAGGGTGAAAAATTTGGACCTCATTGATGTAAAACCTATTAGTTGaggagaaaggattgtatgaaatagTGAAGCCACGTCATCTatatccctttccaatagttttatgccacatcggtattcttatcctgaatttcaggattttatcctgaattttagtattttaatttagatttgatttttttcaggataaaatcctgaaattcaagataagagtactgatgtggcataaaattattggaaagggatacagatgacgtggcgtcactgtttcatacaatcctttccctATACATATAACTCTCTATACTTGTTTAACTTTAAATGTAAATTCTTtctggttttaatttttttctaataaaagGATTTCACCTTTTATTTTTGgagatttgattaaattaattgtaattttaagATAATTATGAATTGTATCTCAACAATAACTATGAAATTTTTTTAGAGAAATCTTTATTAGAGAGTTTAAGATGACACACGGTATAAGGTAAGGAGATCTATTATCTCCATATTTATTTGTGCTTGGTATGAAACGACTTAATCATTGTATTAATTAAGTGATCTCGAATAAAAAATAAAGTCCAATAAGATTGAATAAGATCTACCTTTGTTGATGATGATGTGTTGTTTTGTGGAATAGACATTGAGCAAGCGAGAATTGTGATTGAAATTCTATAGAATTTGGTACTTAAAACTAGGTTATACTTTTCCGAAAATGCAGATGTCCTAGTGGCGGATTCAATTAGCAACATGTGGGGATTTCAATGAGTCAATGATTTCCATAAAAGAGTACCTAACATGACGTATCAATTTATAATGGTCAAGATGCGAAGTCAACTAACTGGATGGGATGCGAAGTTGTCAATGGCTATCAGAGTAAGTTTAGCAAAATCAGTCTTCTTAGCGATTCTAAATTCTTTCATGCAGTATGCTTTAATTTCGTTGGGAGTATGTATTGAATTAGAGAAATTGGAGAGATTTGATCTTGGAGTCCAAGAATAATACAAAGAAACTGGCCTTAGAAAATTAGAAAGACTGTTGCCAACCAATAGCGAATGGTGGTTGGGAATTTGCAGGCTAAGTGACCATAGTAAGTCTTTCATGCTTAAATTGGATTTTAATGTTCTAAAAAACACTTATAATGCTATTTGGGTGAGAGCTTTTAAAAATAAGCACTATTAAAAAGAGAAGTGCCCAAATAACATTGAGAGGCGTAGCTGGTCTTATATTTGGAGGCCATTATCGAAGGTTTGAAAGCTGTTCTTGATAGTGTGTGTTGGGTCTATAGAGGATGGAAAGGTAATAAAATTCTGGGTCATTGTTTGGATCCCTAAAATTAGACCCCTAAGAAATGTTTCTAATAATCAGGATGAAGTTCATGAGAATGCTTGAGTGGTTGACATGATCAATAGCTAAGGGAATTGGAATTGGAGTAAGATAACAAGCCTTAAAATATTCACCATTCTAAGGTAGTAGAAGCAAGACAAGATAGTGACCAAGTTGGTCAAGATATTATTGTTTGGCGCTGGTCAAGGAACAAAAATTTCTCAGCCTACAAGTGTTTACCTTAGGGATTACTTAGGAATTTGTCCCCTAAGtgtagtaaaatttttaaaaaatactataaTTTAATCCTATGCACATTAAGTATGTACAtgattaattttaacatttttaaattaaattaattattagaacaatgttataatcaatttaatttttatgacaTGTTAAACATAATCTCAATTTTCATTACATTTTGATCGTCACAACCAAATGGTGTGACTCTATAAGATCTTGTAACGTTGAAAGTAACATTAAAATGAccctaatattataaataatgagTGACATTTAGCAATGCATCACTGCTACTCAAGTTGCAAGACGTCGCGGTTCGACACCGTCTTCTATGATAAATAATGGAGAACATCCCTTTGCCCTTTATATCTAGAATGAACACAAGTCatagaatagtcacacttgttTAGAATAATCTTTTGGTTCTTGATTCCCGAGTAGACtaaaataaacaatttagtgTGATATCTTATATCAACTAATTTGAGCATGTCCATGCATTTTTAGTCTCACTCGATCAAGAAGCCTGAGATATTTCTCCTACTATGTAAGAGGGACAAATCATATCTTGATCACTCACATGCCACTATGCAAATTGTGGCAGACCTAACACTAGTTTTTATACTACAACCATTTATGGAAGACATTTGATTGTCTCAAAGCATACAACTCACGATTTTGAAACAATAATcatctcaagtctaaggatcacAGATACAATTACCGCTATGAGAAacattgtgactattacataataatccaagaaacattcTCGTGGTGAATTAGTCCAATATATACTTATGTGTTGATTTAATATCACATATCTATAACAACACTTGTCATCAATCAATCACATATTAGTCTCAATGTATTATTGTtatccaagcccacaataatacttgactaataacaTTTAAGAATGATCATATCATTCTATGGACATTATAATTAAATAGtttatttaaacacataaataaatattgaaaacaaTAATGACAATGAATTTATTAATAAACTAGGTAAATGTATGTTATTATAATCATCatatgattggtctttgggcatagtCCAACACTTCTGGTAAATCCCCTTGTTGTTGAACATGAGTCTATGCCGAAGAAAGGACTGAGTCATTGATTCAAGCTGCTATCCAACAAAAATACACCTAATTCCAATCTTGTTGTTAATCTTATTGAACATGAATTCAAGATTGATACTAGTCCTTCTATTGCTAATGAGTTTGTAATTGATATCATTGAACCTGTCTCTATCATTGATAATACACCTAGTGAGAAACCCTGTATTGAGCTAGGAGAGACTAAAACTGATCATGTTGTGGTTACAGGAGTAAGCACTTGTACTGGCATCGAAGTAAAGACATACCTCTAAGGTGTTATTCGAAGAACTctttaaaaattagattataatgcattaaattaaagagcaaatAGATTCTTCCattaaaaattctattaatttctACAATTAAGTAATAATGTGACTAATGGAGCAAGTAGGTAAGGATACATGGTGTACCACATGCACCTCATGTTTGACACAtcagaaaatatttgataaaataagaaaaatcctaaaaataattactttttaaaaaagttattaaaaaccCACATCTAGAATTAACATTGATTTGTCTAGGTTTATCTTAGACGttgattttcaaatatttttaaaaaaattataaaatatatagaagattatttaaaaattatcaagaattacaataatttttaaaagagtattaaattttaataaaaattatttaaaattacattaaatatttgaattgcaaattaataattatcattgAGTTAcaatttacttaaatatttaataattattgatGGTTGTCGATTCCACAAatataaacctacacctaatttgcaaattaaagcagtatagggagtagggtcgatcccacaGAGACTGGGTTTACTGAAAATTGTTTATCTCTCGACCAGATTTATGTCTAGGCAGTTGTCGTGCTCGCGATGTTTAGGGGGGGATAAAATACGAAACctgaaataaacacaaaaaaacgtacaaagtaaaagatgaaataaaaaaaaaacaacgaaGTAATCTgaagaaaaatcaattaaacttagCTTAGCCTTAAGCACGGGTTTTTCCGTCTTTGACCCGATCCTCGAAATTAGGTGAACTCCTCTTTttcaataagctagttatagctactaaggacgcctcggacaccaactatTCCttatgtaaattagttatggaacgtcctataACTAACCCTTATCGATCGAACAACgtacgaaacgttcgtgatttagaactccggcagctttgcgttctagaaaagcctagctcgaaccaatgccctcaaacgTTGgaacatttaaatccggttactacttcccttaacggaaccaaacagcaatcttagacaatcgatcctttcggaattccaactgtacgtctagccacactaactcaaacgacgtCCTTTTTGACTTAGTATTGACTTGACTTTATGAGTTGATgaagtcatactcttaatccggagaaacAATAAATATCGAAAATTGGGAGTTAAACAGCTCGGGTTCGCAACTCATGGGTTTTTGACGGGGTTAACACCGACTTTAAGCTAAAAGGGGTTTAGTGTGgcatgaatttaatcatgcttGAAGGTTGTGCATTGTGTTTTGGCTTTGTGTGAAGGatgatggaattttggaaaggaaaGGGGACTTGGAGAGCAATTGACCCAATtgtggaaaagaaacaaaaattggagACAAGCTACAAAATGCAACGTCAAATTGGAGAGAAAAGAAATGATATTCCAActccaaattgaaaaaggaaataCAAGAGGGAGAGTAATTCTATTCCAAGTAGAAGAAGGAATACAAATTAAAGGATGATTTTTCTAGGAAACTAAaagcccctatttatatacatatggttactaaaaatagcttattctaaattaataaaataaaaataaaaataaaaataaaactaaataaaacaaaataatatcttctatttttagatttttacaaagtcaaaattgatgttaaatcctTGGCTTTCCCATCTTTATGATTTGGCCCCAACTCACTGATTtgtctttcaatttagtccctttttgctcgtttttgaccaattgcatccctgacaagattaaatcataaaaaaaaccaattaagcagggattaattcagaaataaaccaaattaaacacaagaattatgtaaattagtgtgTTTATCAATTATGATGATGAattactataaatatttaaaaaattgaaatgaaaaataacttgaaaaatagtgtaaaatttaaTTGAGGTGAAAGCTTTTGTTTTAAGTAATTGTTTCCTCCCTTTTTGTCTGCATAGTGGAacaatatgagaaaatatattataaatttggacaaaaaaccAATAAAGATTTAAGGGAATATGATCAAAGTATAAATATTGTTCAcgggaaaaacaaaaagttatagattctattattttggatttgtAGTTTTGTTAGGGgcattttaattttggttatttattttgaattaagattaaattttaaatatttttattaatttttaataattttagtaatttcttataattcttaatatttttaaataattttttatatttttaataatttttataattatttgaaaattcaCATTTAGGATGAACCTGTACACATCAACATGAGGTATATATGCCACTTCATATGTCGTTGCCTACTTGCTCTGTTAGCCATGTCATCacttaacaatagaaatggatgaattttttaagTGAAATGATAAGTTTCttctttaatctaacatacaaGATCTAATCTACCTATTTTTTCAGTAAaagagataaaatataatttggcTCCTAATACAAATACcgtcataatacttttactacaATATCTCAATTTGGTATGCTGGTTGTTGAAAGCTAGCAAGCAAAAGATATTGCTTTGTCACTATCCATTTTTTTTATGACAATCTAATGATTTATCTCTTTTAACCCTCAAGATTTCATTTTCTCGAATGTATCAACATCGTCACATAATCTCTAACAACGTGAATCATAAGATGTGGTGTGGTGGTTGTTCACCTTATCCCTTAATAATGTGGTCATGGATATCATACTTTTTACGGGAATGAGCCTATTTCATGACCAACTATTTACCTATTTGGAAAACACCCGTAACGAAGAGATTAATCACTACTTCCATAAGTGGATGCTTTGGctatggaaaaaaattataaaaatatggaaaGTAATGAAGAATTTATAGAATTCCCAAACTAGTTTTCGTCGGAAATGgtaatttttgtgagaaatgaTTAGTTTTTGTCAAAAATGGTAATTTGTGTCAGAAATGGTTGGAAACAAAATCAGggggttttaatatttaaaatccaGCATAAACTCTATTTAAGCCCTAGAGGTTACACAATCAGAAGcacaaaagaaaatattactaAAGTAAAAGTAAATTTTGTGTTGAAAAATGGAAGAACAATTGATATTTGCGTGGGCAATGATATTCTGCATCGCCATAGCGCCCGTCTATGGGGAATACTATTCCAAGATTGTTATACCTAGTTCAAAGGTGGAAAAAGTGACCAATCTTCACTTCTTCCTCCACGATACCCTCAGTGGAGAAAACCCTAGTGCAGTTCTGGTCGGCCGTGCTAACCTCACCAGGAAAGACCATTCCCCAGTTCCATTTGGCAGCTTGTTTGCTATCGATGATCCGCTCAGAGTAGGGCCTGAACCAACATCCAAGATAATCGGCAACGCCCAAGGACTGTACCTATCATCCAGTCAATATGCTTCCAAGTTTACAATAGTTTTGTATGCTGATTTTACGTTTACGACTGGCAAGTTTAAAGGGAGCTCCTTTAGTATATTCTCAAGGAATCCAGTGACCGAAGTTAAACGTGAAGTGGCAATCGTGGGAGGGAGAGGTCGGTTTAGGATGGCTAGAGGGTTTGCCCATATTAAGACCAGCTATTACAATGCTACTACAGGAGATGCTATTCTCGATTACAAAGTTactttatatcattattaaaacCATAAGGATGCAGAAATATAGGAATCCAATCATGagagaaaattaatattttcctaAGACTGAAAATGTGATATCATATTCAATATTTGTTATGATTCTGTGAAGAATTGGGGAATAATTTATGGTGTTTTTATGAATGATTCTGaaatattttgatgaaaaatttgtgACAAAATagctaaaaataatagaaaaaagggTGAGATGGTAAGGCAAACTTATTACACGACCCAGACAATAGCATTACTTAATTCATATCATatttgtgttataaaataatgaaaggaaataaCATAACTAAAAGAGAGAATATCAAAGGATACAAGAGTGATAAatgagagaatttttttttatttcattcctTATGTATACTTCTACAAGCCTTGCACATGACTCTATTTATACATCTTTTAACATAATACAATCCCTTAAGTTATAAAGAATAAATAGAGacctaattacaacataaaaccCTCATAATTTCATtggagaaattttaaattttttaaaaattttaagcaaaaatgaaaaataagcaaacaaaacacacaaaaataaagtCCATgtatacccccacacttaagtcatacattgccctcaatgtgtCCACTTACTAAAGATAAGATTGAGAAATTCCCTTGATAAAAGGTGATGTATAGAAAATTTTTGAGGTCCTCTTCAAACTTCGTTGAAAGTTTAAAAATGTTATGCAACTTCCGGTGAGTGAATCgacataaaaaaacatataaaacacaccaaaataaaatatgcaataataaagaaagaaaaacaaaaaaaatcatccaaatttAAAATGAGTTCTCAGTTATGAGTTTTCACTACTCGTCCAAAATTCCTCTATCATGTTCCACTTCCATGGGTTCCTCAACTTCACTTAGTGAACACACAATGAAATCCAAATACATAACCCCTTGAGGTGTGTCAAATGCCCTTCCGAAATAATGTTTGACTCGTTGTCCATTTGCTTGCTATAAAAATGAGATCCTTCATCACTTAAAAGTTCTCTTGGAGTTCCAAATCTAGAGAAAATGTTTTTCCTCAAGAATTTGACCATAGATTTCGTATCATTTGTTGGTATCAAAACCACTTCCACCCATTTAGAAATATAGTCCactaccaataaaatgtaatgaTTACCAAAAGAACTTGGAAACAAACCCATAAAGTCAATTCCTCAAACATTGAACATTTCCACTTCCAAAATTCCTTTTTAGGGTATCTCATCTCATTTGGAGATATTTCCTGTACATTGGCAACAATCACATTTTCTTGCAAACTCATAAGAACCCCAAATCATGGTAGGCCAATAAAACCCCGAGCGTTGCACTTTTTGCGCCGTTAGTTTGCCTCCAAAATGACCTCCACAAGGTGAAGCATGACATCCTTATAAAATCTTGACAACTTCTTCCTCTGCCACATAACGAAGAATTAGTTTATCAGAACACTATTGAAGGCACACGATTCCTCCTAAATGTAGTCCCTTGCATCATGCATAATCTTTTGCTTTTGTTGAGTCGAGGcattaattgaaaaaaaagaagaaaagaaaaaccttttacaaaacAGTTCACAATACCAACATATCATGGTGCCGACGATGGCTTCCTTTACACTTGACAACACTCTAAACGGAATAATTGTTCATCAATGAAGCTCTCGTTAACAGCATTGTTACCACTCAACTCTTCATCAGTGAAATGTCTACTAAGGAATTTTACaattataattaacatatatCCACCAAGGTCATTAACAAACATATGTACACATATCATATAAGTGCACCTTATATGTCTTCACATACTCATGATCAAATCGATATTAATAAAAGCCTTATGAGCATGTCGTCACCATAAATACTTTACATTTAAATACACATTTGCAAATTTCTTTAGGCCTTATGCACATCTCTATTTCATTTAATAGTTTCCAATAGAGAAAATTCATATTTATCTTAGTCCTTATCTTTTACATGACAAAACTCATGTTTTAACATCATGTCGACTCTATCGACTAAAGG
The Gossypium hirsutum isolate 1008001.06 chromosome A07, Gossypium_hirsutum_v2.1, whole genome shotgun sequence genome window above contains:
- the LOC107933155 gene encoding dirigent protein 15, whose product is MEEQLIFAWAMIFCIAIAPVYGEYYSKIVIPSSKVEKVTNLHFFLHDTLSGENPSAVLVGRANLTRKDHSPVPFGSLFAIDDPLRVGPEPTSKIIGNAQGLYLSSSQYASKFTIVLYADFTFTTGKFKGSSFSIFSRNPVTEVKREVAIVGGRGRFRMARGFAHIKTSYYNATTGDAILDYKVTLYHY